One segment of Leuconostoc lactis DNA contains the following:
- the rimM gene encoding ribosome maturation factor RimM (Essential for efficient processing of 16S rRNA), which translates to MMTKENYFKVGTIVNTHGIRGEVKILAITDFADERFKKGAELQVETKDGFVPFKVQSSRLHKNMWLVLFEGVNNINDIEKYKTHDVYVYGDARETLGDDEYYYDEIIDSRVFDLDGNDIGVVSEIMTTGANDVWVVQRPGQKDALIPMIDDVVKDVDVDNKRITIDALEGLLD; encoded by the coding sequence ATTATGACAAAAGAAAATTATTTTAAAGTTGGCACAATTGTCAACACCCACGGGATTCGTGGTGAAGTTAAAATCTTAGCGATTACCGATTTTGCTGATGAGCGCTTCAAAAAAGGTGCTGAACTACAAGTTGAAACAAAAGATGGCTTTGTGCCATTTAAGGTACAGTCATCGCGGTTGCACAAGAATATGTGGTTAGTGCTTTTTGAAGGCGTGAACAACATTAATGATATCGAAAAATATAAAACACATGATGTCTATGTCTATGGCGATGCACGCGAGACACTAGGGGATGATGAATACTATTACGACGAAATTATAGATAGTCGTGTATTTGACTTAGACGGTAACGACATCGGTGTGGTGTCAGAAATTATGACCACTGGGGCTAATGATGTCTGGGTTGTGCAGCGACCAGGGCAAAAAGATGCATTAATTCCGATGATTGATGACGTGGTAAAAGACGTTGATGTCGACAATAAGCGCATCACGATTGATGCGTTGGAAGGATTATTAGATTAA
- a CDS encoding HdeD family acid-resistance protein — MSDVFYTKLRSMVGLQGLLSLIFGLMIVFWPNRTAAAVTIMVGIAFIAIGAAYVAAIGTHDDESAWARLGSFLVGVIYLVAGVFSFINLYAATAYLFLIVGLLVGITWIVEAIVTFASLKYFERKGWAVFSALISLLAGIVLLFSPLIGAAILWLLLGLAMIIVGVVKIFQYFTWSHRHA; from the coding sequence ATGTCAGACGTATTTTATACGAAGTTGCGCTCGATGGTAGGGCTTCAAGGTCTACTATCTTTGATTTTTGGTCTTATGATTGTCTTTTGGCCAAATCGTACAGCAGCAGCAGTTACTATCATGGTTGGTATCGCCTTTATTGCCATTGGTGCAGCCTACGTTGCAGCAATCGGTACACATGATGACGAATCAGCTTGGGCACGTTTAGGTAGCTTCTTAGTTGGTGTGATCTACTTGGTGGCTGGTGTCTTCAGCTTCATCAACTTGTATGCAGCAACAGCTTACCTATTCTTAATCGTTGGTTTGTTGGTTGGTATCACTTGGATCGTTGAAGCTATTGTAACCTTTGCCTCATTGAAGTATTTTGAACGTAAGGGCTGGGCAGTATTTTCAGCCTTGATTAGCTTATTGGCCGGTATTGTATTGCTATTCTCACCACTTATCGGTGCAGCAATCTTGTGGCTACTACTTGGTTTGGCGATGATCATTGTGGGTGTTGTAAAGATTTTCCAATACTTCACTTGGTCACACCGTCACGCCTAA
- a CDS encoding methylated-DNA--[protein]-cysteine S-methyltransferase: MIIYETMPFLQRQLTVFKQDDAVVFVSLADDGRQEFLADYPTTTIQAGHVPELDLFRRYAAGESVDFQAIKINYLRATPFQQAVWTALHEMAPTETLTYSDLAARANYPKAIRAVATAVGKNPLTIINACHRILPKQGGIGKYAYGPDIKQALLALDIPENLR; encoded by the coding sequence ATGATTATTTACGAGACCATGCCATTTTTACAACGACAACTGACGGTATTTAAGCAAGATGATGCCGTGGTTTTTGTGAGTTTAGCCGATGATGGGCGCCAAGAATTTTTAGCAGACTATCCCACAACAACGATTCAAGCGGGTCATGTGCCAGAACTAGATCTATTTCGGCGTTATGCTGCTGGGGAGTCGGTGGATTTTCAGGCGATTAAGATTAATTATTTGCGGGCGACGCCGTTTCAACAGGCTGTCTGGACGGCCTTACATGAGATGGCGCCAACTGAAACGCTCACATACTCGGATCTAGCAGCGCGGGCCAATTATCCTAAGGCGATTCGGGCAGTTGCCACGGCCGTGGGGAAGAATCCGCTGACCATTATCAATGCCTGTCATCGGATTTTGCCAAAGCAGGGTGGCATCGGCAAATATGCTTACGGTCCCGATATCAAACAAGCTTTACTAGCATTAGATATACCGGAAAATTTGCGTTAA
- the pfkB gene encoding 1-phosphofructokinase, which translates to MIYTVTLNPSLDYITRLPVLTLGETNRSTSQTLFPGGKGINVSRLLSHLGIDNTALGFIGGFTGEHLQATLNEPHLKQAFTTIAGNTRINLKIKADVETEINATGPEITPDELATFLQQFDQLTADDTVILSGSVPKSLDSDTYQQIIEKITQHQAQFVIDTTGTPLQAALSQHPLLVKPNRHELAQLYHTTLTTQAAVQHWGHQLLADGAQLAIVSLAGDGALLLTPDGDYFAAPVAGTVKNSVGAGDSMIAGFVGTWLQTADVLESFKMAVASGTATAFSDDIATKATIASIYQQVRVTPI; encoded by the coding sequence ATGATCTATACCGTCACATTAAACCCATCATTGGATTACATCACACGCTTACCCGTCCTGACCCTGGGGGAAACCAATCGGTCAACCTCGCAAACATTATTTCCAGGTGGTAAGGGGATCAACGTGAGTCGGTTATTAAGCCATTTGGGCATCGACAATACCGCGTTAGGCTTCATTGGCGGGTTTACCGGTGAACACCTGCAAGCGACGTTAAATGAACCACACCTCAAACAAGCCTTTACGACCATTGCGGGTAACACACGGATTAATTTAAAAATTAAAGCCGATGTGGAAACGGAAATCAACGCGACTGGCCCAGAGATTACGCCGGATGAATTAGCAACTTTCTTGCAACAATTTGATCAGCTAACAGCAGATGATACGGTGATTTTGTCTGGTAGTGTGCCTAAAAGTTTAGATTCGGATACTTATCAACAAATCATTGAAAAAATTACCCAACACCAAGCGCAATTTGTGATCGATACGACGGGTACACCACTTCAAGCTGCTTTGAGCCAGCACCCGTTGCTGGTGAAGCCAAATCGGCATGAGTTGGCCCAACTGTATCACACAACCCTGACCACCCAAGCCGCTGTCCAACATTGGGGACACCAATTACTTGCTGATGGCGCGCAATTGGCCATTGTTTCTTTAGCTGGTGACGGCGCACTACTCCTAACACCCGATGGTGATTACTTCGCCGCCCCTGTGGCTGGCACGGTGAAAAATTCGGTCGGTGCTGGCGATTCAATGATTGCCGGTTTCGTTGGCACTTGGCTGCAAACAGCCGATGTGCTTGAAAGTTTTAAAATGGCGGTTGCCAGTGGGACAGCCACGGCATTCAGCGATGATATCGCCACAAAAGCAACAATTGCATCAATTTATCAACAAGTTCGTGTCACACCAATATAA
- a CDS encoding DeoR/GlpR family DNA-binding transcription regulator, with the protein MIVEERKKRLRDIIQKNKFVSLQELKKATQTSLSTVRRDLADLAAEGVVRRVHGGVELIMPDRDNMTVSERRTIYQADKQQIAKRAAAELKGGEMIFLDAGTTTGEVIPYLADKKPAVTVVTNSVHHAAKLSDLMIPVMIIGGQVKQTTDAVIGATAVNQINHMVFQTSFIGADGLSVDFGITTPDLEEAAIKKAVVERSQTSYVLADASKIGTASFAKAVDLSQVTLITTQLTADQSQALHQVMTVIEAEETK; encoded by the coding sequence ATGATTGTTGAAGAAAGAAAAAAGCGATTACGTGACATTATTCAAAAAAATAAATTTGTCTCATTACAGGAATTAAAAAAGGCGACGCAGACGTCGCTCTCGACGGTCCGGCGCGATTTGGCTGACTTAGCTGCTGAAGGCGTTGTGCGACGCGTGCACGGTGGGGTTGAATTGATCATGCCTGATCGGGACAACATGACCGTCTCTGAGCGTCGCACAATTTATCAAGCCGATAAGCAACAAATCGCTAAGCGCGCGGCAGCCGAGTTAAAAGGCGGTGAAATGATTTTCTTAGATGCTGGTACCACGACTGGGGAGGTGATTCCTTATCTGGCTGATAAAAAACCAGCCGTGACGGTGGTGACCAATTCGGTGCATCATGCCGCTAAACTATCTGATCTGATGATTCCGGTGATGATCATTGGCGGTCAGGTCAAGCAAACTACGGATGCAGTTATTGGCGCTACGGCGGTGAATCAAATTAACCACATGGTCTTTCAAACAAGTTTCATTGGTGCCGACGGCTTGTCCGTTGACTTTGGGATAACCACACCGGACTTAGAAGAGGCAGCGATAAAAAAGGCCGTGGTTGAACGGTCTCAAACCAGCTACGTCTTAGCCGATGCCAGCAAGATTGGCACGGCATCGTTTGCCAAGGCGGTTGATCTATCACAAGTCACGTTGATTACCACACAACTAACAGCAGATCAAAGTCAGGCACTGCATCAAGTCATGACTGTGATTGAAGCGGAGGAGACAAAATGA
- a CDS encoding 5' nucleotidase, NT5C type: MQAKPKLFLDMDNVLVDTLAILNTIDTQQLQVDKPDQIPGIFRNLPPMPGAVAAVQTLSTVYELHILSTAPWQNASAWQDKLLWLAEHFGDGPDSPFYKRVTLTHDKGLVHSVGGILIDDRPYHGASQWLDPAADSLWLQYGHDPRLVWTGELVSYLKLVAQAYQSTGKLHESAIEQAKAVDYDLHGATDHFEKAHWE, translated from the coding sequence ATGCAAGCAAAGCCTAAACTATTTTTAGATATGGATAATGTGCTAGTCGATACCTTAGCCATTTTAAACACGATTGATACGCAACAATTACAAGTCGACAAACCGGATCAGATCCCCGGTATTTTCCGGAATTTGCCACCAATGCCCGGTGCAGTGGCAGCGGTACAGACGTTGTCAACAGTCTATGAACTACATATTCTATCCACAGCACCGTGGCAAAACGCCAGTGCTTGGCAAGATAAACTCTTATGGTTAGCCGAACATTTTGGTGATGGGCCGGATAGTCCGTTTTACAAGCGGGTTACGTTGACCCATGATAAAGGGCTGGTGCATTCTGTTGGCGGGATTTTGATTGATGATCGCCCGTATCATGGGGCTAGTCAGTGGTTAGATCCAGCGGCCGATAGTCTCTGGCTACAGTATGGCCATGATCCACGATTAGTATGGACAGGTGAACTCGTGAGTTATCTGAAATTGGTGGCGCAAGCTTACCAAAGCACTGGGAAACTTCATGAAAGTGCCATTGAACAAGCGAAGGCCGTCGATTATGATTTACACGGCGCAACGGATCATTTTGAAAAAGCCCATTGGGAATAG
- the rpsP gene encoding 30S ribosomal protein S16, with product MSVKIRLKRMGAKKRPFYRVVIADSRSPRDGRFIETVGTYNPIAQPAEITLDEDKILAWLNNGAQPSETVRNLLSHAGILAKFAEAKAAKKSATEKPAASVAKPTEKNTVVEIKLYLDAQGIEYASSAKKAELLALV from the coding sequence ATGTCAGTTAAGATCCGTTTGAAGCGCATGGGTGCCAAGAAGCGTCCTTTCTACCGTGTTGTTATCGCTGATTCACGTTCACCTCGTGATGGCCGTTTCATCGAAACAGTGGGTACATACAACCCAATCGCACAACCTGCAGAAATCACATTGGATGAAGACAAGATTTTGGCATGGTTGAACAATGGTGCACAACCATCAGAAACTGTTCGCAACTTGTTGAGCCATGCTGGTATTTTGGCAAAGTTTGCTGAAGCTAAGGCTGCTAAGAAGTCAGCTACTGAAAAGCCTGCTGCTTCAGTTGCAAAGCCAACTGAAAAGAACACTGTTGTTGAAATCAAGCTATACTTGGATGCCCAAGGTATCGAATATGCTTCATCAGCTAAGAAGGCTGAATTGTTGGCATTAGTATAA